Proteins encoded in a region of the Blastocatellia bacterium genome:
- a CDS encoding sigma-70 family RNA polymerase sigma factor: protein MGATVALVNDDVQLVRRCLAGDDAAWEEIVRQYSRRIYNLAYRFVGNHEAAEDLAQEVFLRLYRTLDQYNPAAGNLSNWLMRVARNLIIDDWRRRSRTPAESSDDLEVHSYRLQSRVESPQKLVERRELSQQIQKAIDKLSPDLRTVIILRDIEELSYQEIVATLKIPEGTVKSRINRGRIELAKILRRMKVI from the coding sequence ATGGGAGCGACGGTAGCGTTGGTCAATGATGATGTCCAGTTAGTGCGGCGGTGTCTGGCTGGTGATGACGCTGCGTGGGAGGAGATCGTCCGGCAGTATTCACGGCGGATCTACAATCTCGCTTATCGGTTTGTCGGCAATCACGAAGCCGCCGAAGACCTAGCCCAGGAAGTTTTCCTGCGATTGTATCGAACACTAGACCAGTACAACCCGGCTGCTGGGAATTTATCGAACTGGCTGATGCGCGTCGCGCGCAATCTGATCATAGACGACTGGCGCAGACGCAGCCGAACACCCGCGGAAAGTAGCGATGATTTGGAAGTTCACTCGTATCGTTTGCAAAGTCGCGTTGAAAGCCCACAGAAGCTTGTTGAACGGCGCGAGCTGAGCCAGCAAATTCAAAAGGCGATTGATAAACTCTCGCCTGACTTGCGAACGGTGATTATTCTGCGCGACATAGAAGAATTGTCGTATCAGGAGATCGTGGCTACTCTGAAGATTCCCGAAGGCACAGTCAAATCTCGCATCAATCGTGGACGCATCGAGCTAGCCAAAATACTGCGACGGATGAAGGTGATATGA
- the nrdR gene encoding transcriptional regulator NrdR, with the protein MKCQYCGHLEDRVVDSRESREGDLIRRRRECTKCGRRFTTYERIDEIPYMVVKKDGTREVFDRQKVMNGILKACEKRPIPITKIEAVVDAVESFVRNSPERERPTRKIGELIMRRLKELDKVAYVRFASVYLEFQDVSEFMAELKQLVHRKERKSK; encoded by the coding sequence ATGAAATGTCAGTATTGCGGACACCTCGAAGATAGAGTTGTTGACTCGCGCGAATCGCGCGAAGGCGATCTGATTCGTCGCCGACGCGAATGCACCAAATGCGGGCGACGCTTCACCACCTATGAGCGCATTGATGAAATTCCTTACATGGTCGTCAAGAAAGATGGCACGCGCGAAGTCTTCGACCGACAGAAAGTGATGAACGGCATCTTGAAAGCTTGCGAAAAGCGCCCCATCCCCATCACCAAAATCGAAGCGGTAGTGGACGCCGTTGAATCGTTCGTGCGCAATTCGCCGGAACGCGAGCGTCCCACACGCAAGATCGGCGAACTCATCATGCGGCGATTGAAAGAGCTGGACAAGGTCGCTTATGTTCGCTTTGCCTCGGTCTACTTGGAATTTCAAGATGTCTCTGAATTCATGGCCGAACTCAAACAACTGGTCCATCGCAAAGAACGGAAATCGAAATAG
- a CDS encoding flippase-like domain-containing protein: MRTQRPTLKFLAWLVVAVILIYYFAQGLQWAEIKANYRDLHWGMAIASMVPIMMTYVVRSLRWGAFLEPIGQPSLRNLFAATTVGFSSIFVVGRVGEVARPLYLSLREPLRPSATLATIMIERLFDSTAVALLFALDLAAFQPRITDHQQLANVRQIGFGLLIALGALIAGLSYFRLHVDDVLRVVNRALGWLPAQLRQVLLNLLRHLADGLHVLHNARELLITAGYTLLLWALVTLSFWTLVRAFGVALSPASIVFILGFAMLGSLVPTPGGSAGAFHTATMVGLMALNIERNQAASMAIAMHLVGFGTALLFGVYFLIRDGISLKNLRAMIAHEMAPLNPTSGSATNSTPVQVIGAKP, encoded by the coding sequence GTGCGTACTCAACGTCCAACATTGAAATTCCTGGCCTGGCTGGTCGTAGCAGTCATACTCATCTACTATTTTGCTCAAGGGCTGCAATGGGCTGAAATCAAGGCAAATTATCGGGATTTGCATTGGGGCATGGCCATTGCCTCGATGGTGCCCATCATGATGACCTACGTGGTTCGCTCACTGCGCTGGGGAGCATTTCTCGAACCCATCGGACAACCTTCGCTCCGTAATCTGTTTGCTGCTACAACGGTCGGTTTCTCCAGTATATTCGTCGTGGGCCGCGTCGGCGAAGTGGCTCGTCCGCTTTATTTGAGTCTGCGCGAGCCATTGCGACCAAGCGCGACGCTGGCCACCATCATGATTGAGCGGCTATTCGATTCAACCGCAGTCGCATTGTTGTTCGCGCTGGACCTGGCCGCATTTCAACCACGCATCACGGATCATCAGCAACTGGCCAACGTCCGTCAGATTGGATTTGGCTTGCTCATCGCGTTAGGCGCTCTGATTGCCGGTCTCTCTTACTTCCGGCTCCACGTGGACGACGTGCTGCGCGTTGTCAACCGCGCGCTGGGCTGGTTACCGGCCCAGCTTCGGCAGGTGCTGTTGAATCTGTTACGTCATCTGGCTGATGGACTGCATGTGCTCCACAATGCGCGTGAGCTGTTGATCACGGCCGGCTATACACTGTTGCTCTGGGCGCTGGTGACGCTCAGTTTCTGGACATTGGTCAGAGCCTTTGGCGTCGCGTTGTCGCCCGCCTCCATTGTCTTCATACTCGGATTTGCCATGCTGGGATCGCTTGTGCCAACGCCGGGCGGATCAGCAGGCGCCTTTCATACGGCGACGATGGTTGGTCTCATGGCGTTGAACATCGAGCGTAACCAGGCTGCAAGCATGGCCATCGCTATGCACCTGGTCGGCTTCGGAACCGCTCTCCTATTCGGTGTGTACTTTTTGATTCGCGATGGAATTTCACTCAAAAACCTGCGCGCGATGATAGCTCACGAGATGGCTCCACTCAATCCAACAAGCGGCAGCGCAACCAACAGCACACCCGTGCAGGTCATAGGAGCAAAACCATGA